In the genome of Bacteroidales bacterium, one region contains:
- a CDS encoding M20/M25/M40 family metallo-hydrolase, translating into MKVRHISLIIICLFGLSLSLSAQLQKSDASVQAWPTTGFSPEITELDLHYEIGFLASDSLKGRRPGMNEEIVAAQYIREIFSKAGLSLPLNKGLQEFTIVADIFPGPQNIFTFDNVSAELNKDFVPLSFSSNAEVIASAAFAGYGFDIDLDSLKWNDYLGLDVKGKWVVILRGDPEPEKSNSAFIAFEQERSKVLTAKDKGAAGVLLVTPSDIDKSDALMHVQYDKTPSDAGIPVLNITRALADKILGSMNYTVADLEASIKSDHKPLSFYLPITINGKTDLIQKKVQTNNVIGVIKGNDPILAEEYIVIGAHYDHLGLGGENSGSRIPDEIAVHNGADDNASGTAGLLELAQWLQSKQKELKRSIMFVAFAGEEMGLLGSREFIKNPPVDKGKMIAMINMDMIGRLNPVSKTISVGGTGTSVESDTIIATLSANRSFVVNRSPDGYGPSDHASFYSENIPVFYFTTGAHEDYHTPSDDLEKLDLKGQVAILEMIADLAELLSVKPERLTFKEAGTKQAARYGRNMKVTLGIIPDMVSSDNNGLRVDGTRKGGPAEKAGILKGDVIIALDGQTVTNIYDYMSRLGKIKPGQVAGVEILRNGKKEILIVQF; encoded by the coding sequence ATGAAAGTTCGCCATATTTCCCTCATTATTATATGCCTGTTTGGCCTGAGTCTTAGCTTGAGTGCGCAATTGCAAAAAAGTGACGCATCAGTGCAGGCATGGCCAACCACAGGCTTCTCACCAGAAATTACAGAATTGGACCTTCACTATGAAATAGGATTTCTGGCTTCTGATTCTTTGAAAGGCCGTCGCCCTGGTATGAATGAAGAAATCGTTGCGGCTCAATATATCCGTGAAATATTTTCAAAAGCTGGGTTGTCATTACCCTTAAATAAAGGTCTCCAGGAGTTTACGATTGTCGCTGATATTTTCCCTGGTCCGCAGAACATCTTCACCTTCGATAATGTCTCTGCAGAACTAAATAAAGACTTTGTTCCACTGTCATTTTCTTCAAATGCTGAAGTTATTGCTTCAGCAGCATTTGCAGGATATGGATTTGATATTGACCTTGATTCATTGAAATGGAACGATTATTTAGGCCTGGATGTCAAAGGGAAATGGGTCGTTATCCTTCGTGGAGACCCTGAGCCTGAGAAATCAAATAGTGCATTTATAGCTTTTGAACAGGAACGATCCAAAGTGCTGACTGCTAAAGATAAAGGTGCTGCCGGTGTATTGCTTGTTACTCCTTCTGATATCGATAAGTCAGATGCATTGATGCATGTTCAATATGACAAAACCCCTTCAGATGCCGGTATTCCTGTGCTTAACATCACCAGGGCCCTGGCTGATAAAATCCTTGGATCAATGAACTACACGGTAGCTGACCTTGAAGCATCAATAAAATCTGATCATAAACCCCTTAGTTTTTATCTTCCAATAACCATAAATGGTAAAACGGATCTTATCCAGAAAAAGGTGCAAACCAATAATGTGATTGGTGTCATAAAAGGAAATGATCCTATCCTGGCCGAAGAGTATATTGTTATTGGAGCTCATTATGATCATCTGGGACTTGGAGGAGAAAACTCTGGTTCCAGGATACCGGATGAAATTGCAGTACACAACGGTGCAGATGATAATGCTTCCGGAACGGCTGGGTTACTGGAACTTGCACAGTGGCTGCAGTCAAAACAAAAAGAACTAAAACGCTCTATCATGTTTGTTGCCTTCGCCGGCGAAGAAATGGGACTATTGGGTTCCAGGGAGTTCATTAAAAATCCACCTGTCGATAAAGGAAAAATGATCGCTATGATAAATATGGATATGATCGGCCGGTTAAACCCTGTTTCAAAAACGATTAGTGTAGGAGGGACCGGAACATCTGTTGAAAGTGATACAATCATAGCCACTCTCTCTGCTAACAGATCTTTTGTTGTGAATCGCTCTCCGGATGGATATGGACCTTCAGATCATGCTTCTTTCTATAGTGAAAATATCCCGGTCTTCTATTTTACTACTGGGGCACATGAAGACTACCACACTCCATCTGATGACCTTGAAAAGCTGGATTTAAAAGGACAGGTAGCGATCCTTGAAATGATTGCTGACCTGGCAGAACTACTGTCAGTAAAACCAGAACGCTTGACTTTTAAAGAGGCTGGAACAAAACAGGCTGCCCGTTATGGACGCAATATGAAAGTTACCCTTGGAATCATACCGGATATGGTTTCAAGTGATAATAACGGTTTAAGGGTAGATGGTACACGTAAAGGCGGCCCTGCAGAAAAAGCCGGGATTCTCAAAGGTGACGTGATTATTGCTCTCGATGGGCAAACTGTTACCAATATCTATGATTATATGTCACGCCTGGGTAAAATAAAACCTGGCCAGGTCGCTGGCGTGGAAATACTTAGAAATGGGAAAAAGGAAATCTTAATCGTTCAATTTTAA
- a CDS encoding ribonuclease P protein component has translation MEEKRTRETFRKTEKLCSKKAIDSLFENGSVFYANPFKVLYHIEEQPEEPGPKVLISIPKKYIRLSADRNRMKRLVRESYRRLKYRIHTPVEESKSGLSLAIIYTGKKVISFLEVNRALEQIISKLELITEKESKSRNIEGKD, from the coding sequence ATGGAAGAGAAAAGAACCAGGGAAACATTCAGAAAGACTGAAAAATTATGCAGCAAGAAGGCCATAGACAGTCTTTTTGAGAATGGTAGTGTTTTCTATGCAAATCCTTTCAAAGTACTTTACCATATTGAAGAGCAACCGGAAGAGCCCGGACCGAAGGTTTTAATATCGATTCCCAAAAAGTATATCAGGCTTTCGGCAGATCGTAACCGTATGAAACGACTGGTCAGGGAATCGTATCGCAGATTAAAATATCGGATTCATACTCCTGTTGAAGAGTCCAAATCTGGTTTGAGTTTAGCGATTATTTATACCGGGAAAAAGGTCATTTCATTTCTGGAGGTAAATCGAGCACTGGAACAAATTATTAGCAAACTTGAATTGATAACAGAGAAAGAAAGTAAGAGCAGAAATATTGAAGGAAAGGATTGA
- a CDS encoding O-antigen ligase family protein produces the protein MLGFWLLHQSDISYLSEYLNGKKSHPLRIVRLLEGFFRSIFLSLIEKFSLFFRNKTAMVVTSLLFLHVIGLFYTSDFSYAMKDLRTKLPLLLMPLFFSTGPALDRRTIFWIFLGYIAALFGGTLYRLILFIQLPVADPRAMNAHISHIRFSLNAVFAIFILFYYAHFKDIFVRWQRILFILTAFWFLFIMFYLKYSTGIAIFLIMSFLMALYFAFKASRLSIKLLLFVSGLSLILVPGLYFLKIAREFRSTEAVDFTKLELYTPNGNSYYHDTVNFKVENGSYTGLYICDKELRKSWLERSSVSIDSLDSKQQYIRYTLIRYLASKQLRKDSIGIAQLSRQDIRNIEAGLTNSKSRQWFQIRPQIENLLTGWDNYRYHNNPNSSSLIQRIEYWRSSLQIIKQHPLFGVGTGDVPEAFKNYYRQANSMLDQQFRLRSHNQFLSITVAFGVFGLIWFLFVLFYPMIKVKTYQPYFYLIFWCIFFISIFTEDTLETQEGVTFYAFLTSLLLFGWRKPDVKETGQSKS, from the coding sequence ATGTTAGGATTCTGGCTGCTTCATCAATCAGACATCAGTTATTTATCGGAATACCTCAATGGAAAGAAATCCCATCCTTTAAGAATAGTCAGGCTTTTAGAAGGATTTTTTCGTTCTATTTTCCTTTCTCTGATCGAGAAATTCAGTCTGTTCTTTCGAAATAAAACAGCGATGGTAGTGACGTCGCTGCTATTTCTGCATGTTATCGGATTGTTCTATACATCTGATTTTAGCTATGCAATGAAGGATCTCAGGACTAAGCTTCCCCTTTTATTAATGCCACTTTTTTTCTCGACAGGTCCAGCCCTCGATAGACGAACGATTTTCTGGATTTTCCTGGGATATATTGCGGCCTTATTTGGAGGGACCTTATACAGGCTTATTCTTTTCATTCAATTACCTGTTGCTGATCCACGGGCTATGAATGCGCATATTTCTCATATCAGGTTTAGTTTAAATGCAGTATTTGCAATTTTTATCCTGTTTTATTATGCACATTTTAAAGATATTTTCGTACGATGGCAGCGGATATTATTTATTCTAACGGCATTCTGGTTCCTGTTTATTATGTTCTACCTGAAGTATTCAACAGGTATTGCGATATTCCTGATCATGAGTTTTCTTATGGCCTTATACTTTGCGTTTAAAGCCAGCAGGCTCAGTATAAAGTTGCTTCTGTTTGTTAGTGGCTTATCATTAATACTTGTCCCCGGCTTATACTTTTTGAAGATAGCAAGAGAATTCAGAAGCACAGAGGCTGTTGATTTTACCAAACTGGAGTTATATACGCCCAATGGAAATTCATACTATCATGATACTGTTAACTTCAAGGTAGAAAATGGCAGCTATACAGGTTTGTACATTTGTGACAAGGAATTAAGAAAATCGTGGTTGGAAAGAAGTTCTGTATCTATTGACAGTTTGGACAGTAAGCAGCAGTATATTCGGTACACCTTAATCAGGTATCTGGCATCCAAGCAACTTCGAAAAGACTCTATTGGCATTGCCCAATTAAGCAGGCAGGATATCAGGAATATAGAAGCCGGACTCACAAATTCCAAATCGCGACAGTGGTTCCAAATCAGGCCTCAGATTGAGAATTTGCTTACCGGATGGGATAATTACAGGTATCATAATAATCCTAATTCAAGCTCCCTTATTCAAAGGATAGAGTACTGGCGGTCATCGTTACAGATTATTAAACAGCATCCACTCTTTGGTGTAGGCACAGGTGATGTGCCTGAAGCATTCAAAAACTACTACCGGCAGGCCAATTCAATGCTGGACCAACAATTCAGATTAAGGTCGCACAACCAATTCCTTTCAATAACAGTTGCTTTTGGAGTTTTTGGTTTAATTTGGTTTTTGTTTGTTCTGTTTTATCCTATGATAAAGGTAAAAACCTATCAACCATACTTTTACCTGATTTTCTGGTGCATATTTTTTATTTCCATTTTTACGGAAGATACTCTTGAAACCCAGGAGGGAGTTACCTTTTACGCTTTCCTGACCTCATTATTATTATTTGGTTGGAGGAAACCGGATGTGAAAGAAACCGGGCAAAGCAAGTCTTAG
- a CDS encoding GtrA family protein, producing MFRFLTEELIIKFLKFGAVGATGVVVDFGFTYVSKEILKIQKYVANAIGFTIAATTNYFLNRWWTFHSNNPDIGIEYSRFLFISILGLGINTFVIWLLVSRYNRNFYLSKLFAIGVVTIWNFILNLIFTFA from the coding sequence ATGTTTAGATTTCTGACGGAAGAATTAATTATAAAATTTTTAAAGTTTGGAGCAGTTGGAGCTACAGGGGTAGTCGTTGATTTCGGTTTTACCTATGTGAGCAAGGAGATATTGAAAATCCAGAAATATGTAGCAAATGCTATCGGGTTCACTATTGCCGCCACTACTAACTATTTCCTCAACAGGTGGTGGACATTCCATAGTAATAATCCTGACATCGGAATAGAATACTCCCGCTTCCTTTTTATATCAATTCTGGGATTGGGTATCAATACTTTCGTAATCTGGCTCCTGGTAAGCAGATATAACAGAAATTTTTACCTGTCAAAGCTTTTTGCAATAGGTGTAGTTACTATTTGGAATTTTATCCTGAACCTGATCTTTACTTTTGCCTGA
- a CDS encoding ChaN family lipoprotein, with the protein MKSILIITLLSLFLISMKSDKPAYCLFNDKGKPTSYQTLIEEAAKADIVMFGELHNVSICHWLQLELTKDLYQLKGKKLILGAEMFETDNQLLINEYLSGSIKEKNFETEVKLWPNYKTDYKPLLNFAKDSSLHFIATNVPRRYASMVNKSGFEALDNLDQEAYRLIADRPIAFDPELGCYKNMLKEMGESEHVSQTITMAQALKDATMAQSILRNWTAGSTFLHFNGTYHSDNYEGIVWYLKKSAPTLRILTISTVEQPDPVKLSEDQEGKGDYIIVIPEAMSRTY; encoded by the coding sequence ATGAAAAGCATCTTGATTATTACCTTATTATCACTGTTTCTAATTTCCATGAAATCGGACAAGCCGGCCTATTGTTTATTTAATGATAAGGGTAAACCGACATCCTATCAAACACTTATAGAAGAGGCAGCTAAGGCAGATATTGTGATGTTCGGCGAACTGCACAATGTATCCATCTGTCATTGGTTACAACTTGAATTAACCAAAGATCTTTATCAATTAAAAGGGAAAAAGCTAATCCTGGGAGCTGAGATGTTCGAAACAGATAACCAGTTGCTTATCAACGAATATTTGTCAGGAAGTATTAAAGAAAAAAACTTTGAAACTGAAGTTAAACTCTGGCCAAATTACAAGACAGACTATAAGCCTTTGTTAAACTTTGCGAAGGACAGCAGTCTGCATTTTATTGCAACCAATGTACCCAGGAGGTATGCTTCGATGGTAAATAAATCTGGTTTTGAAGCATTAGACAACCTGGATCAGGAAGCATATCGGTTGATTGCTGATCGCCCGATAGCCTTTGATCCTGAATTAGGTTGTTATAAAAATATGCTCAAGGAGATGGGGGAATCAGAGCATGTTTCTCAGACTATTACCATGGCGCAAGCTTTAAAGGATGCTACAATGGCGCAATCAATACTTCGCAATTGGACAGCAGGTAGTACTTTTCTGCATTTTAACGGCACCTATCACAGTGATAATTATGAAGGTATTGTCTGGTATCTTAAGAAATCCGCACCAACACTCAGAATTCTTACCATTTCGACCGTTGAACAGCCAGATCCGGTAAAACTTTCAGAAGACCAGGAAGGGAAAGGAGATTACATTATTGTTATTCCTGAGGCGATGTCACGGACTTATTAA
- a CDS encoding uroporphyrinogen-III synthase, producing the protein MKIKNILISQPVPAEIEKSPYGEIIKKHGVHIEFHKFFKIEGVTIREFRDERIYINEYTAIVFNSKHAVDQFFRISKEVRVDVPETMKYFCMSESIAFYLQKYVQFRKRKIFHAPDVQQMMDVVKKHKTEKFLIPCSDSHNKELPNLFESIKVQFTEAIMYRTLPAEMKDLVDINSFDMIVFFSPQGIRSLFYNWPDFQQGDKLIGAFGSTTAQAATDAGLVVNIPAPSASAPSMTMAIDQYLIKNNKK; encoded by the coding sequence TTGAAAATCAAGAACATACTAATTTCTCAACCCGTACCGGCCGAGATTGAAAAATCTCCTTATGGTGAAATCATTAAGAAACATGGGGTTCATATCGAATTCCATAAGTTCTTCAAGATTGAAGGTGTTACTATACGAGAATTCCGTGATGAAAGAATTTATATCAATGAATATACTGCTATTGTTTTCAATAGTAAGCATGCTGTTGATCAATTTTTCAGGATCTCAAAAGAAGTAAGGGTTGATGTTCCAGAAACAATGAAATACTTTTGCATGTCGGAATCCATTGCTTTCTATTTGCAGAAGTATGTTCAATTCCGTAAGAGAAAGATCTTTCATGCTCCGGATGTGCAGCAGATGATGGACGTTGTAAAGAAGCATAAGACCGAGAAATTTCTGATTCCTTGTTCTGACAGTCATAACAAAGAATTACCAAATCTTTTCGAATCCATTAAGGTTCAATTTACAGAAGCTATCATGTATCGCACCCTTCCTGCAGAGATGAAGGATCTGGTTGATATCAATTCTTTTGATATGATAGTTTTCTTCAGTCCTCAAGGTATCAGATCATTATTCTATAACTGGCCTGATTTCCAGCAAGGTGACAAACTCATAGGTGCCTTTGGTTCAACCACAGCACAGGCAGCAACTGATGCCGGCCTAGTAGTTAACATCCCTGCTCCAAGTGCATCTGCTCCATCCATGACTATGGCAATAGACCAGTATCTGATTAAGAACAACAAAAAATAA
- the yidD gene encoding membrane protein insertion efficiency factor YidD, translated as MKIVYITLKKVLSKFLIILIRIYQGGISPYLPPSCRYTPSCSAYGIEAISKHGPFKGGWLTLKRISSCHPWGGSGYDPVP; from the coding sequence ATGAAAATAGTTTATATCACCCTTAAAAAAGTACTAAGTAAATTTCTGATTATACTCATCAGAATTTACCAGGGGGGTATATCACCCTATTTACCTCCATCCTGCCGATACACTCCCAGTTGTTCTGCCTATGGTATTGAAGCGATCAGTAAACATGGCCCATTTAAAGGTGGGTGGTTGACCCTGAAGCGAATTTCCTCTTGTCATCCTTGGGGAGGGAGTGGTTATGATCCGGTACCTTAA
- a CDS encoding cytidine deaminase has translation MIQRTFSVAYTEFSSNEELTESDRILIKMAWEAAEQAYAPYSRFFVGAALRLENGTIFTGNNQENSAYPSGLCAERVAIFAASSQFPGIAIETIAVVAKTEVFSLEHPVTPCGGCRQVMAEYENLSGKPIRTILQGSNSITWIVEGVNNFLPLMFEGNQLKK, from the coding sequence ATGATACAACGAACTTTTAGTGTTGCCTATACTGAGTTCTCTTCCAATGAAGAGTTAACCGAATCAGACCGTATTCTCATAAAAATGGCTTGGGAAGCGGCAGAGCAGGCTTATGCCCCTTATTCCAGGTTCTTTGTAGGTGCAGCGTTACGTTTGGAAAATGGCACAATTTTCACAGGGAATAACCAGGAGAATTCTGCTTATCCTTCTGGTTTATGTGCAGAGAGAGTTGCCATTTTTGCAGCCTCCAGCCAATTTCCGGGGATAGCAATAGAAACTATTGCTGTAGTAGCAAAGACCGAAGTATTTAGCCTTGAACATCCTGTAACACCTTGTGGAGGTTGCCGACAGGTAATGGCAGAATATGAAAACCTTTCAGGAAAACCCATACGGACTATTTTACAGGGTAGTAACAGTATCACCTGGATTGTTGAAGGAGTGAACAATTTCCTACCCCTCATGTTTGAAGGAAATCAATTAAAGAAATAG
- a CDS encoding S41 family peptidase encodes MTTKIRNTSNRYIGLLLIGLFTIFQSVSAQTSQNFEISKNLDIFATLYKEINSNYVDELNASELVKTGIDAMLGSLDPYTNYIPEAEIEDYRFMTTGEYGGIGSLIHKQGEFIIISEPYEKSPAQKSGLKAGDKILKINDKSTTGKSVDDVSTILKGQPGTSLKLLVQREGENKPLTFEILREKIVIESVPYYGMLNQKVGYIKLTSFTQNCSGDVKKALTDLKTNHAMETLILDLRDNGGGLLTEAVNLVNLFVNKGETVVSTKGKQVDKNKTYKTSMEPVEENMPLVVLVNGSSASASEIVAGALQDLDRAVIVGRRTFGKGLVQNVYPLSYNTQVKITVAKYYIPSGRCIQAIDYSKHERDGHAEHIPDSLITAYKTKGGRTVFDGKGVSPDVDTDSVRFSTIAYNLVTKYMVFDFATLYAKNHGTILPASAFKLTDKDYEEFTAFVESKGFEFTTPIESELIKLKKAAEIEGCMTELKTSFESLESGITEHKKKDMIENKNEILELLQLEVISRYYYQKGRIESSLSIDPDIAKAIDVLNDSQTYSGILDGSVQKATKASSGKKS; translated from the coding sequence ATGACTACTAAAATAAGAAACACTTCGAATCGCTACATCGGTCTACTATTGATCGGTTTGTTCACTATTTTTCAATCTGTTTCGGCACAAACTTCTCAGAATTTTGAGATTTCCAAGAACCTGGACATTTTCGCCACATTATACAAAGAAATCAACAGTAACTATGTAGATGAGTTAAATGCATCAGAATTGGTTAAGACAGGGATTGATGCTATGCTGGGGTCACTGGATCCATACACTAATTATATTCCTGAGGCAGAAATTGAAGATTACCGGTTTATGACCACGGGAGAGTATGGAGGTATTGGATCACTCATCCACAAGCAGGGTGAATTTATTATAATTTCAGAGCCTTATGAGAAATCACCTGCTCAAAAGTCAGGCTTAAAAGCTGGTGACAAAATATTGAAAATTAATGACAAGAGCACCACTGGAAAATCAGTTGATGATGTTAGTACAATTCTAAAAGGACAGCCCGGGACATCGCTCAAGTTGTTGGTTCAAAGGGAAGGGGAGAATAAACCGCTTACTTTTGAAATCCTGAGGGAAAAAATAGTAATTGAATCAGTTCCCTATTATGGAATGTTAAATCAAAAAGTTGGCTATATCAAATTGACCAGTTTCACTCAAAACTGCTCAGGAGATGTAAAGAAGGCACTGACAGACCTGAAGACGAATCATGCAATGGAAACCTTAATCCTTGATTTACGTGATAACGGCGGAGGATTGCTTACTGAAGCCGTTAATCTTGTTAACTTGTTTGTTAACAAAGGAGAAACTGTTGTTAGTACAAAGGGGAAACAGGTTGATAAAAACAAGACTTATAAAACCAGCATGGAACCCGTTGAAGAAAACATGCCATTGGTAGTCTTAGTAAACGGATCAAGTGCTTCAGCTTCAGAAATAGTTGCAGGCGCATTACAGGATCTGGATCGTGCAGTTATTGTTGGCCGTCGCACTTTTGGCAAGGGTTTAGTTCAGAATGTGTATCCACTAAGTTATAATACCCAGGTAAAGATAACAGTGGCTAAGTATTATATACCTTCAGGACGGTGCATTCAAGCCATTGATTATTCAAAACATGAACGTGACGGGCATGCTGAACATATTCCAGATTCATTAATTACTGCTTATAAAACCAAAGGAGGCAGAACAGTTTTTGACGGTAAAGGTGTTTCCCCTGATGTTGACACTGATTCTGTTAGATTCAGCACCATAGCTTATAATCTCGTTACGAAATACATGGTTTTTGATTTTGCCACGCTATATGCCAAAAATCATGGCACCATTTTACCTGCTTCAGCATTTAAGCTCACTGACAAAGACTATGAAGAGTTTACTGCATTTGTTGAATCCAAAGGATTTGAGTTCACTACCCCAATAGAGAGTGAACTTATAAAGTTAAAGAAAGCTGCAGAGATAGAAGGGTGCATGACTGAGCTAAAAACCAGTTTTGAATCACTCGAAAGTGGTATTACTGAACATAAGAAGAAAGACATGATTGAAAACAAGAACGAGATTCTTGAACTATTGCAATTAGAAGTAATCAGCCGGTATTACTATCAAAAAGGAAGAATCGAATCATCACTTTCCATTGATCCTGATATTGCCAAGGCCATTGATGTTCTAAATGATTCGCAGACATATTCAGGTATTTTGGATGGAAGTGTTCAGAAGGCTACCAAAGCATCTTCAGGGAAAAAATCGTAA
- a CDS encoding HmuY family protein, which produces MTRLILISTVILPLLFLTACFKEDEKVTPHLPGNTLVDTVELTNLYKYQVFYELNSATSVGSSLRKQWDIAFESSPEGWHIRLNTSCFMYAAAFPGQEFGIMADTTNASWKFDNSNGDADSLAIGKWFTVNGNDTVSNGNLLIVNRGIDELGNDRGYRQLIIDSLSGGIFYFRTAKFNGSDQKSYVLNKVPGSNYSLFSFDTGVSPLEEPPSNAWDLMFTQYTTLLYTDLGEPYPYLVTGVLMNPVNVSVARDTSHTFSEITIESVEGLQFSNQQDFIGYDWKYYDFDTGSYTVDLNKIYVIRDNKGFLYKLRFLGFYNNLGEKGFPSFEFQRL; this is translated from the coding sequence ATGACCCGGTTAATACTGATATCAACTGTTATACTGCCACTGCTATTCCTTACAGCTTGCTTTAAAGAGGATGAAAAAGTTACGCCTCACTTGCCGGGAAATACACTAGTCGATACGGTTGAACTTACCAATCTATACAAATACCAGGTTTTTTATGAATTGAATTCAGCTACTTCTGTTGGCTCTTCTCTTCGTAAACAATGGGATATTGCTTTCGAATCTTCACCCGAAGGTTGGCATATCCGACTCAATACAAGTTGTTTTATGTATGCAGCCGCATTTCCAGGACAGGAGTTTGGAATTATGGCTGATACAACAAATGCTTCATGGAAGTTTGATAACTCTAATGGAGATGCCGATTCATTGGCTATCGGTAAGTGGTTTACAGTCAATGGAAATGATACTGTTTCAAATGGGAACTTATTGATCGTTAATAGGGGAATTGACGAGTTGGGGAATGATCGGGGTTACAGGCAGCTTATCATCGATAGCCTTTCCGGTGGAATATTCTACTTCAGGACGGCAAAATTTAATGGTAGCGATCAAAAATCTTACGTTCTGAATAAAGTCCCTGGCTCAAATTATAGCCTTTTTTCTTTTGATACCGGGGTGTCCCCCCTTGAGGAACCACCATCAAATGCCTGGGACCTCATGTTCACTCAATATACTACTTTGCTTTATACTGACCTTGGGGAACCCTATCCTTACCTCGTGACAGGTGTTCTCATGAATCCTGTCAATGTATCAGTGGCAAGGGATACTTCACATACTTTTTCTGAAATAACCATCGAATCCGTTGAAGGTCTCCAATTTTCAAACCAACAGGATTTTATTGGTTACGATTGGAAATACTATGACTTTGATACAGGCTCTTATACAGTCGATTTGAATAAGATATATGTAATCCGCGATAATAAAGGCTTCCTTTATAAACTCCGGTTTCTTGGATTCTATAATAATCTTGGAGAAAAAGGATTTCCTTCCTTCGAATTCCAGAGACTTTAA